In Anopheles gambiae chromosome 2, idAnoGambNW_F1_1, whole genome shotgun sequence, a single window of DNA contains:
- the LOC1272798 gene encoding catenin alpha isoform X2, translating into METLSNFGQVALKWDPKNLEIRTMSVEKTLEPLVLQVTTLVSTKGPSKKKKGKSKRASALVAAVEKATDIFIERGEQIAYENPDITQEMLSAVEEVRKTGSAMSIAAREFSEDPCSSLKRGNMVRAARNLLSAVTRLLILADMVDVHLLLKSLHVVEDDLDKLRNASSQDELMNNMRQFGRNANELIKQAAKRQQELKDPQLRDDLAAARAVLKKHSTMLLTASKVYVRHPELDLAKVNRDHILKQVCEAVNTISDVAQGKSSQPQDVYVGAGELAAALDDFDEGIIMDPRAYNEVRSRPSLEERLESIISAAALMADADCTRDERRERIVGECNAVRQALQDLLSEYMSNMGTKDRTPELERAIGHMYRKTKDLRRQLRKAVVDHVSDSFLETNMPLLDLIDAARGGNEKLVRERADIFTKHAEKLVEVANLVCSMSNNEDGVKMVRYAADQIETLCPQVINAALILAARPNSKVAQENMEAYRQAWENQVRILTEAVDDITTIDDFLAVSENHILEDVNKCVLALQEGDAQDLRNTAGAIQGRSARVCNVVEAEMDNYEPCIYTKRVLEAVKVLREQVMSKFAQRVDVAVDALSSNSPKDVDENDFIDASRLVYDGVREIRRAVLMNRSSDELDTDTEFEPVEDMTIETRSRSSAHTGDQTIDEYPEISGITTAREAMRKMNEEDKQKIMQQVELFRREKLTFDSEVAKWDDTGNDIIYLAKHMCMIMMEMTDFTRGRGPLKTTMDVINAAKKISEAGTKLDKLTREIADQCPESSTKKDLLAYLQRIALYCHQIQITSKVKADVQNISGELIVSGLDSATSLIQAAKNLMNAVVYTVKYSYVASTKYTRQGTVSSPIVVWKMKAPEKKPLVRPEKPEEVRAKVRRASQKKTQNPVHALSEFQSPTDAV; encoded by the exons ATGGAAACGCTATCAAATTTCGGCCAAGTGGCCCTGAAATGGGACCCAAAGAATCTGGAAATTCGCACAATGTCGGTGGAAAAAACACTCGAACCATTGGTACTGCAGGTGACCACGCTCGTCAGCACAAAGGGTCCgagtaagaagaaaaaag GCAAATCGAAACGCGCAAGTGCGTTGGTCGCTGCCGTCGAGAAGGCGACCGACATTTTCATCGAGCGGGGCGAACAGATTGCCTATGAAAACCCGGACATTACGCAGGAGATGCTGTCGGCGGTGGAGGAGGTCCGCAAGACGGGTTCCGCGATGAGCATTGCCGCTCGCGAGTTTTCCGAGGATCCGTGCAGCTCGCTCAAGCGGGGCAACATGGTCCGTGCGGCCCGAAATCTACTGTCCGCGGTGACGCGCCTCCTCATCCTGGCCGACATGGTGGACGTCCACTTGCTGCTAAAGTCACTGCACGTTGTCGAGGACGATCTGGACAAGCTGCGGAACGCTTCGTCGCAGGATGAGCTGATGAACAATATGCGCCAGTTTGGCCGTAATGCGAACGAGCTGATTAAGCAGGCGGCCAAACGGCAGCAGGAGCTGAAGGACCCGCAGCTGCGGGACGATCTGGCGGCCGCCCGGGCCGTGCTGAAGAAGCACTCCACCATGCTGCTGACGGCGTCGAAAGTGTACGTGCGCCATCCGGAGCTGGATCTGGCGAAGGTGAACCGTGACCACATTCTGAAGCAGGTGTGCGAGGCGGTCAACACGATAAGCGATGTGGCGCAGGGCAAGTCGTCGCAGCCGCAGGATGTGTATGTTGGCGCGGGCGAGTTGGCAGCCGCGCTGGATGACTTTGACGAGGGCATTATAATGGACCCGCGGGCATACAACGAGGTGCGCTCTAGGCCGTCGCTTGAGGAGCGGCTGGAGAGCATCATCAGTGCGGCCGCACTGATGGCAGACGCGGACTGTACGCGCGACGAACGGCGCGAGCGCATTGTGGGAGAGTGTAATGCCGTACGGCAAGCACTGCAGGATTTGCTTTCGGAGTACATGTCGAAT ATGGGTACGAAGGATCGCACGCCGGAACTGGAGCGAGCAATCGGTCATATGTACCGGAAAACGAAGGATCTGCGCCGTCAGCTGCGCAAAGCGGTCGTCGATCACGTGTCGGATTCGTTCCTGGAAACGAACATGCCCCTGCTGGACCTGATCGACGCAGCGCGCGGCGGCAACGAGAAGCTCGTCCGCGAGCGTGCCGATATTTTCACCAAGCACGCGGAAAAGCTGGTCGAGGTGGCAAATCTCGTGTGCAGCATGTCGAACAATGAGGACGGCGTGAAGATGGTCCGATATGCAGCGGACCAGATCGAAACGCTCTGCCCGCAGGTGATCAATGCCGCGCTCATACTGGCCGCCCGACCCAACTCGAAGGTTGCGCAAGAGAACATGGAAGCCTACCGGCAGGCGTGGGAGAACCAGGTGCGCATTCTGACCGAAGCCGTCGACGATATTACCACGATCGATGATTTCCTGGCCGTGTCCGAAAATCACATCCTGGAAGATGTGAACAAGTGTGTGCTGGCGCTGCAGGAGGGCGATGCGCAGGATCTGCGCAACACGGCCGGCGCAATTCAGGGACGTTCGGCGCGTGTTTGCAACGTGGTAGAGGCGGAGATGGACAACTACGAACCTTGCATCTACACCAAGCGCGTCCTGGAAGCGGTGAAAGTGTTACGGGAACAGGTGATGTCTAAGTTTGCGCAGCGTGTCGATGTGGCCGTTGATGCGCTGTCCTCGAACTCTCCAAAGGATGTGGATGAGAACGATTTTATCGATGCATCACGACTGGTATACGATGGTGTGCGTGAAATTCGTCGTGCCGTGCTGATGAACAGG AGTTCCGATGAGTTGGACACCGATACGGAATTCGAACCAGTCGAAGATATGACCATCGAGACGCGCAGTAGAT CGAGCGCACATACCGGAGATCAAACTATTGATGAGTATCCAGAAATTAGTGGCATCACAACTGCTAGA GAGGCAATGCGTAAGATGAACGAAGAGGACAAGCAGAAGATTATGCAGCAGGTCGAACTGTTCCGCCGTGAGAAGTTGACATTCGATTCGGAGGTAGCCAAGTGGGACGACACTGGCAACGATATCATCTACCTTGCCAAGCACATGTGCATGATCATGATGGAAATGACGGACTTTACGCG TGGACGTGGCCCATTAAAAACGACGATGGATGTTATTAATGCGGCGAAGAAGATTTCCGAAGCGGGCACCAAGCTGGACAAGCTGACGCGCGAAATTGCCGACCAGTGCCCGGAAAGCTCGACCAAGAAGGATTTGCTCGCCTACCTGCAGCGTATTGCCCTGTACTGTCACCAGATTCAGATCACCTCCAAAGTGAAAGCTGATGTGCAGAACATTAGCGGTGAACTGATCGTGTCAGGG CTGGACAGTGCGACCTCGCTGATTCAGGCAGCGAAGAACCTGATGAATGCCGTCGTGTACACGGTCAAGTACTCGTACGTTGCTTCCACGAAGTACACACGACAGGGCACTGTTTCG TCTCCTATTGTTGTGTGGAAGATGAAGGCGCCGGAAAAGAAGCCCCTTGTGCGTCCGGAAAAACCGGAGGAAGTGCGTGCCAAGGTGCGACGTGCATCGCAGAAGAAAACTCAAAACCCCGTACATGCACTGTCGGAATTCCAGAGTCCGACGGATGCCGTCTAA
- the LOC1272798 gene encoding catenin alpha isoform X3: METLSNFGQVALKWDPKNLEIRTMSVEKTLEPLVLQVTTLVSTKGPSKKKKGKSKRASALVAAVEKATDIFIERGEQIAYENPDITQEMLSAVEEVRKTGSAMSIAAREFSEDPCSSLKRGNMVRAARNLLSAVTRLLILADMVDVHLLLKSLHVVEDDLDKLRNASSQDELMNNMRQFGRNANELIKQAAKRQQELKDPQLRDDLAAARAVLKKHSTMLLTASKVYVRHPELDLAKVNRDHILKQVCEAVNTISDVAQGKSSQPQDVYVGAGELAAALDDFDEGIIMDPRAYNEVRSRPSLEERLESIISAAALMADADCTRDERRERIVGECNAVRQALQDLLSEYMSNMGTKDRTPELERAIGHMYRKTKDLRRQLRKAVVDHVSDSFLETNMPLLDLIDAARGGNEKLVRERADIFTKHAEKLVEVANLVCSMSNNEDGVKMVRYAADQIETLCPQVINAALILAARPNSKVAQENMEAYRQAWENQVRILTEAVDDITTIDDFLAVSENHILEDVNKCVLALQEGDAQDLRNTAGAIQGRSARVCNVVEAEMDNYEPCIYTKRVLEAVKVLREQVMSKFAQRVDVAVDALSSNSPKDVDENDFIDASRLVYDGVREIRRAVLMNRDEEDLDPEDIEDEQYTLETRSKSSAHTGDQTIDEYPEISGITTAREAMRKMNEEDKQKIMQQVELFRREKLTFDSEVAKWDDTGNDIIYLAKHMCMIMMEMTDFTRGRGPLKTTMDVINAAKKISEAGTKLDKLTREIADQCPESSTKKDLLAYLQRIALYCHQIQITSKVKADVQNISGELIVSGVMLDSATSLIQAAKNLMNAVVYTVKYSYVASTKYTRQGTVSSPIVVWKMKAPEKKPLVRPEKPEEVRAKVRRASQKKTQNPVHALSEFQSPTDAV; the protein is encoded by the exons ATGGAAACGCTATCAAATTTCGGCCAAGTGGCCCTGAAATGGGACCCAAAGAATCTGGAAATTCGCACAATGTCGGTGGAAAAAACACTCGAACCATTGGTACTGCAGGTGACCACGCTCGTCAGCACAAAGGGTCCgagtaagaagaaaaaag GCAAATCGAAACGCGCAAGTGCGTTGGTCGCTGCCGTCGAGAAGGCGACCGACATTTTCATCGAGCGGGGCGAACAGATTGCCTATGAAAACCCGGACATTACGCAGGAGATGCTGTCGGCGGTGGAGGAGGTCCGCAAGACGGGTTCCGCGATGAGCATTGCCGCTCGCGAGTTTTCCGAGGATCCGTGCAGCTCGCTCAAGCGGGGCAACATGGTCCGTGCGGCCCGAAATCTACTGTCCGCGGTGACGCGCCTCCTCATCCTGGCCGACATGGTGGACGTCCACTTGCTGCTAAAGTCACTGCACGTTGTCGAGGACGATCTGGACAAGCTGCGGAACGCTTCGTCGCAGGATGAGCTGATGAACAATATGCGCCAGTTTGGCCGTAATGCGAACGAGCTGATTAAGCAGGCGGCCAAACGGCAGCAGGAGCTGAAGGACCCGCAGCTGCGGGACGATCTGGCGGCCGCCCGGGCCGTGCTGAAGAAGCACTCCACCATGCTGCTGACGGCGTCGAAAGTGTACGTGCGCCATCCGGAGCTGGATCTGGCGAAGGTGAACCGTGACCACATTCTGAAGCAGGTGTGCGAGGCGGTCAACACGATAAGCGATGTGGCGCAGGGCAAGTCGTCGCAGCCGCAGGATGTGTATGTTGGCGCGGGCGAGTTGGCAGCCGCGCTGGATGACTTTGACGAGGGCATTATAATGGACCCGCGGGCATACAACGAGGTGCGCTCTAGGCCGTCGCTTGAGGAGCGGCTGGAGAGCATCATCAGTGCGGCCGCACTGATGGCAGACGCGGACTGTACGCGCGACGAACGGCGCGAGCGCATTGTGGGAGAGTGTAATGCCGTACGGCAAGCACTGCAGGATTTGCTTTCGGAGTACATGTCGAAT ATGGGTACGAAGGATCGCACGCCGGAACTGGAGCGAGCAATCGGTCATATGTACCGGAAAACGAAGGATCTGCGCCGTCAGCTGCGCAAAGCGGTCGTCGATCACGTGTCGGATTCGTTCCTGGAAACGAACATGCCCCTGCTGGACCTGATCGACGCAGCGCGCGGCGGCAACGAGAAGCTCGTCCGCGAGCGTGCCGATATTTTCACCAAGCACGCGGAAAAGCTGGTCGAGGTGGCAAATCTCGTGTGCAGCATGTCGAACAATGAGGACGGCGTGAAGATGGTCCGATATGCAGCGGACCAGATCGAAACGCTCTGCCCGCAGGTGATCAATGCCGCGCTCATACTGGCCGCCCGACCCAACTCGAAGGTTGCGCAAGAGAACATGGAAGCCTACCGGCAGGCGTGGGAGAACCAGGTGCGCATTCTGACCGAAGCCGTCGACGATATTACCACGATCGATGATTTCCTGGCCGTGTCCGAAAATCACATCCTGGAAGATGTGAACAAGTGTGTGCTGGCGCTGCAGGAGGGCGATGCGCAGGATCTGCGCAACACGGCCGGCGCAATTCAGGGACGTTCGGCGCGTGTTTGCAACGTGGTAGAGGCGGAGATGGACAACTACGAACCTTGCATCTACACCAAGCGCGTCCTGGAAGCGGTGAAAGTGTTACGGGAACAGGTGATGTCTAAGTTTGCGCAGCGTGTCGATGTGGCCGTTGATGCGCTGTCCTCGAACTCTCCAAAGGATGTGGATGAGAACGATTTTATCGATGCATCACGACTGGTATACGATGGTGTGCGTGAAATTCGTCGTGCCGTGCTGATGAACAGG GACGAGGAAGATTTAGATCCTGAAGATATTGAAGACGAACAGTACACACTTGAAACTAGAAGCAAAT CGAGCGCACATACCGGAGATCAAACTATTGATGAGTATCCAGAAATTAGTGGCATCACAACTGCTAGA GAGGCAATGCGTAAGATGAACGAAGAGGACAAGCAGAAGATTATGCAGCAGGTCGAACTGTTCCGCCGTGAGAAGTTGACATTCGATTCGGAGGTAGCCAAGTGGGACGACACTGGCAACGATATCATCTACCTTGCCAAGCACATGTGCATGATCATGATGGAAATGACGGACTTTACGCG TGGACGTGGCCCATTAAAAACGACGATGGATGTTATTAATGCGGCGAAGAAGATTTCCGAAGCGGGCACCAAGCTGGACAAGCTGACGCGCGAAATTGCCGACCAGTGCCCGGAAAGCTCGACCAAGAAGGATTTGCTCGCCTACCTGCAGCGTATTGCCCTGTACTGTCACCAGATTCAGATCACCTCCAAAGTGAAAGCTGATGTGCAGAACATTAGCGGTGAACTGATCGTGTCAGGGGTAATG CTGGACAGTGCGACCTCGCTGATTCAGGCAGCGAAGAACCTGATGAATGCCGTCGTGTACACGGTCAAGTACTCGTACGTTGCTTCCACGAAGTACACACGACAGGGCACTGTTTCG TCTCCTATTGTTGTGTGGAAGATGAAGGCGCCGGAAAAGAAGCCCCTTGTGCGTCCGGAAAAACCGGAGGAAGTGCGTGCCAAGGTGCGACGTGCATCGCAGAAGAAAACTCAAAACCCCGTACATGCACTGTCGGAATTCCAGAGTCCGACGGATGCCGTCTAA
- the LOC1272798 gene encoding catenin alpha isoform X1 gives METLSNFGQVALKWDPKNLEIRTMSVEKTLEPLVLQVTTLVSTKGPSKKKKGKSKRASALVAAVEKATDIFIERGEQIAYENPDITQEMLSAVEEVRKTGSAMSIAAREFSEDPCSSLKRGNMVRAARNLLSAVTRLLILADMVDVHLLLKSLHVVEDDLDKLRNASSQDELMNNMRQFGRNANELIKQAAKRQQELKDPQLRDDLAAARAVLKKHSTMLLTASKVYVRHPELDLAKVNRDHILKQVCEAVNTISDVAQGKSSQPQDVYVGAGELAAALDDFDEGIIMDPRAYNEVRSRPSLEERLESIISAAALMADADCTRDERRERIVGECNAVRQALQDLLSEYMSNMGTKDRTPELERAIGHMYRKTKDLRRQLRKAVVDHVSDSFLETNMPLLDLIDAARGGNEKLVRERADIFTKHAEKLVEVANLVCSMSNNEDGVKMVRYAADQIETLCPQVINAALILAARPNSKVAQENMEAYRQAWENQVRILTEAVDDITTIDDFLAVSENHILEDVNKCVLALQEGDAQDLRNTAGAIQGRSARVCNVVEAEMDNYEPCIYTKRVLEAVKVLREQVMSKFAQRVDVAVDALSSNSPKDVDENDFIDASRLVYDGVREIRRAVLMNRSSDELDTDTEFEPVEDMTIETRSRSSAHTGDQTIDEYPEISGITTAREAMRKMNEEDKQKIMQQVELFRREKLTFDSEVAKWDDTGNDIIYLAKHMCMIMMEMTDFTRGRGPLKTTMDVINAAKKISEAGTKLDKLTREIADQCPESSTKKDLLAYLQRIALYCHQIQITSKVKADVQNISGELIVSGVMLDSATSLIQAAKNLMNAVVYTVKYSYVASTKYTRQGTVSSPIVVWKMKAPEKKPLVRPEKPEEVRAKVRRASQKKTQNPVHALSEFQSPTDAV, from the exons ATGGAAACGCTATCAAATTTCGGCCAAGTGGCCCTGAAATGGGACCCAAAGAATCTGGAAATTCGCACAATGTCGGTGGAAAAAACACTCGAACCATTGGTACTGCAGGTGACCACGCTCGTCAGCACAAAGGGTCCgagtaagaagaaaaaag GCAAATCGAAACGCGCAAGTGCGTTGGTCGCTGCCGTCGAGAAGGCGACCGACATTTTCATCGAGCGGGGCGAACAGATTGCCTATGAAAACCCGGACATTACGCAGGAGATGCTGTCGGCGGTGGAGGAGGTCCGCAAGACGGGTTCCGCGATGAGCATTGCCGCTCGCGAGTTTTCCGAGGATCCGTGCAGCTCGCTCAAGCGGGGCAACATGGTCCGTGCGGCCCGAAATCTACTGTCCGCGGTGACGCGCCTCCTCATCCTGGCCGACATGGTGGACGTCCACTTGCTGCTAAAGTCACTGCACGTTGTCGAGGACGATCTGGACAAGCTGCGGAACGCTTCGTCGCAGGATGAGCTGATGAACAATATGCGCCAGTTTGGCCGTAATGCGAACGAGCTGATTAAGCAGGCGGCCAAACGGCAGCAGGAGCTGAAGGACCCGCAGCTGCGGGACGATCTGGCGGCCGCCCGGGCCGTGCTGAAGAAGCACTCCACCATGCTGCTGACGGCGTCGAAAGTGTACGTGCGCCATCCGGAGCTGGATCTGGCGAAGGTGAACCGTGACCACATTCTGAAGCAGGTGTGCGAGGCGGTCAACACGATAAGCGATGTGGCGCAGGGCAAGTCGTCGCAGCCGCAGGATGTGTATGTTGGCGCGGGCGAGTTGGCAGCCGCGCTGGATGACTTTGACGAGGGCATTATAATGGACCCGCGGGCATACAACGAGGTGCGCTCTAGGCCGTCGCTTGAGGAGCGGCTGGAGAGCATCATCAGTGCGGCCGCACTGATGGCAGACGCGGACTGTACGCGCGACGAACGGCGCGAGCGCATTGTGGGAGAGTGTAATGCCGTACGGCAAGCACTGCAGGATTTGCTTTCGGAGTACATGTCGAAT ATGGGTACGAAGGATCGCACGCCGGAACTGGAGCGAGCAATCGGTCATATGTACCGGAAAACGAAGGATCTGCGCCGTCAGCTGCGCAAAGCGGTCGTCGATCACGTGTCGGATTCGTTCCTGGAAACGAACATGCCCCTGCTGGACCTGATCGACGCAGCGCGCGGCGGCAACGAGAAGCTCGTCCGCGAGCGTGCCGATATTTTCACCAAGCACGCGGAAAAGCTGGTCGAGGTGGCAAATCTCGTGTGCAGCATGTCGAACAATGAGGACGGCGTGAAGATGGTCCGATATGCAGCGGACCAGATCGAAACGCTCTGCCCGCAGGTGATCAATGCCGCGCTCATACTGGCCGCCCGACCCAACTCGAAGGTTGCGCAAGAGAACATGGAAGCCTACCGGCAGGCGTGGGAGAACCAGGTGCGCATTCTGACCGAAGCCGTCGACGATATTACCACGATCGATGATTTCCTGGCCGTGTCCGAAAATCACATCCTGGAAGATGTGAACAAGTGTGTGCTGGCGCTGCAGGAGGGCGATGCGCAGGATCTGCGCAACACGGCCGGCGCAATTCAGGGACGTTCGGCGCGTGTTTGCAACGTGGTAGAGGCGGAGATGGACAACTACGAACCTTGCATCTACACCAAGCGCGTCCTGGAAGCGGTGAAAGTGTTACGGGAACAGGTGATGTCTAAGTTTGCGCAGCGTGTCGATGTGGCCGTTGATGCGCTGTCCTCGAACTCTCCAAAGGATGTGGATGAGAACGATTTTATCGATGCATCACGACTGGTATACGATGGTGTGCGTGAAATTCGTCGTGCCGTGCTGATGAACAGG AGTTCCGATGAGTTGGACACCGATACGGAATTCGAACCAGTCGAAGATATGACCATCGAGACGCGCAGTAGAT CGAGCGCACATACCGGAGATCAAACTATTGATGAGTATCCAGAAATTAGTGGCATCACAACTGCTAGA GAGGCAATGCGTAAGATGAACGAAGAGGACAAGCAGAAGATTATGCAGCAGGTCGAACTGTTCCGCCGTGAGAAGTTGACATTCGATTCGGAGGTAGCCAAGTGGGACGACACTGGCAACGATATCATCTACCTTGCCAAGCACATGTGCATGATCATGATGGAAATGACGGACTTTACGCG TGGACGTGGCCCATTAAAAACGACGATGGATGTTATTAATGCGGCGAAGAAGATTTCCGAAGCGGGCACCAAGCTGGACAAGCTGACGCGCGAAATTGCCGACCAGTGCCCGGAAAGCTCGACCAAGAAGGATTTGCTCGCCTACCTGCAGCGTATTGCCCTGTACTGTCACCAGATTCAGATCACCTCCAAAGTGAAAGCTGATGTGCAGAACATTAGCGGTGAACTGATCGTGTCAGGGGTAATG CTGGACAGTGCGACCTCGCTGATTCAGGCAGCGAAGAACCTGATGAATGCCGTCGTGTACACGGTCAAGTACTCGTACGTTGCTTCCACGAAGTACACACGACAGGGCACTGTTTCG TCTCCTATTGTTGTGTGGAAGATGAAGGCGCCGGAAAAGAAGCCCCTTGTGCGTCCGGAAAAACCGGAGGAAGTGCGTGCCAAGGTGCGACGTGCATCGCAGAAGAAAACTCAAAACCCCGTACATGCACTGTCGGAATTCCAGAGTCCGACGGATGCCGTCTAA
- the LOC1272798 gene encoding catenin alpha isoform X4: protein METLSNFGQVALKWDPKNLEIRTMSVEKTLEPLVLQVTTLVSTKGPSKKKKGKSKRASALVAAVEKATDIFIERGEQIAYENPDITQEMLSAVEEVRKTGSAMSIAAREFSEDPCSSLKRGNMVRAARNLLSAVTRLLILADMVDVHLLLKSLHVVEDDLDKLRNASSQDELMNNMRQFGRNANELIKQAAKRQQELKDPQLRDDLAAARAVLKKHSTMLLTASKVYVRHPELDLAKVNRDHILKQVCEAVNTISDVAQGKSSQPQDVYVGAGELAAALDDFDEGIIMDPRAYNEVRSRPSLEERLESIISAAALMADADCTRDERRERIVGECNAVRQALQDLLSEYMSNMGTKDRTPELERAIGHMYRKTKDLRRQLRKAVVDHVSDSFLETNMPLLDLIDAARGGNEKLVRERADIFTKHAEKLVEVANLVCSMSNNEDGVKMVRYAADQIETLCPQVINAALILAARPNSKVAQENMEAYRQAWENQVRILTEAVDDITTIDDFLAVSENHILEDVNKCVLALQEGDAQDLRNTAGAIQGRSARVCNVVEAEMDNYEPCIYTKRVLEAVKVLREQVMSKFAQRVDVAVDALSSNSPKDVDENDFIDASRLVYDGVREIRRAVLMNRDEEDLDPEDIEDEQYTLETRSKSSAHTGDQTIDEYPEISGITTAREAMRKMNEEDKQKIMQQVELFRREKLTFDSEVAKWDDTGNDIIYLAKHMCMIMMEMTDFTRGRGPLKTTMDVINAAKKISEAGTKLDKLTREIADQCPESSTKKDLLAYLQRIALYCHQIQITSKVKADVQNISGELIVSGLDSATSLIQAAKNLMNAVVYTVKYSYVASTKYTRQGTVSSPIVVWKMKAPEKKPLVRPEKPEEVRAKVRRASQKKTQNPVHALSEFQSPTDAV from the exons ATGGAAACGCTATCAAATTTCGGCCAAGTGGCCCTGAAATGGGACCCAAAGAATCTGGAAATTCGCACAATGTCGGTGGAAAAAACACTCGAACCATTGGTACTGCAGGTGACCACGCTCGTCAGCACAAAGGGTCCgagtaagaagaaaaaag GCAAATCGAAACGCGCAAGTGCGTTGGTCGCTGCCGTCGAGAAGGCGACCGACATTTTCATCGAGCGGGGCGAACAGATTGCCTATGAAAACCCGGACATTACGCAGGAGATGCTGTCGGCGGTGGAGGAGGTCCGCAAGACGGGTTCCGCGATGAGCATTGCCGCTCGCGAGTTTTCCGAGGATCCGTGCAGCTCGCTCAAGCGGGGCAACATGGTCCGTGCGGCCCGAAATCTACTGTCCGCGGTGACGCGCCTCCTCATCCTGGCCGACATGGTGGACGTCCACTTGCTGCTAAAGTCACTGCACGTTGTCGAGGACGATCTGGACAAGCTGCGGAACGCTTCGTCGCAGGATGAGCTGATGAACAATATGCGCCAGTTTGGCCGTAATGCGAACGAGCTGATTAAGCAGGCGGCCAAACGGCAGCAGGAGCTGAAGGACCCGCAGCTGCGGGACGATCTGGCGGCCGCCCGGGCCGTGCTGAAGAAGCACTCCACCATGCTGCTGACGGCGTCGAAAGTGTACGTGCGCCATCCGGAGCTGGATCTGGCGAAGGTGAACCGTGACCACATTCTGAAGCAGGTGTGCGAGGCGGTCAACACGATAAGCGATGTGGCGCAGGGCAAGTCGTCGCAGCCGCAGGATGTGTATGTTGGCGCGGGCGAGTTGGCAGCCGCGCTGGATGACTTTGACGAGGGCATTATAATGGACCCGCGGGCATACAACGAGGTGCGCTCTAGGCCGTCGCTTGAGGAGCGGCTGGAGAGCATCATCAGTGCGGCCGCACTGATGGCAGACGCGGACTGTACGCGCGACGAACGGCGCGAGCGCATTGTGGGAGAGTGTAATGCCGTACGGCAAGCACTGCAGGATTTGCTTTCGGAGTACATGTCGAAT ATGGGTACGAAGGATCGCACGCCGGAACTGGAGCGAGCAATCGGTCATATGTACCGGAAAACGAAGGATCTGCGCCGTCAGCTGCGCAAAGCGGTCGTCGATCACGTGTCGGATTCGTTCCTGGAAACGAACATGCCCCTGCTGGACCTGATCGACGCAGCGCGCGGCGGCAACGAGAAGCTCGTCCGCGAGCGTGCCGATATTTTCACCAAGCACGCGGAAAAGCTGGTCGAGGTGGCAAATCTCGTGTGCAGCATGTCGAACAATGAGGACGGCGTGAAGATGGTCCGATATGCAGCGGACCAGATCGAAACGCTCTGCCCGCAGGTGATCAATGCCGCGCTCATACTGGCCGCCCGACCCAACTCGAAGGTTGCGCAAGAGAACATGGAAGCCTACCGGCAGGCGTGGGAGAACCAGGTGCGCATTCTGACCGAAGCCGTCGACGATATTACCACGATCGATGATTTCCTGGCCGTGTCCGAAAATCACATCCTGGAAGATGTGAACAAGTGTGTGCTGGCGCTGCAGGAGGGCGATGCGCAGGATCTGCGCAACACGGCCGGCGCAATTCAGGGACGTTCGGCGCGTGTTTGCAACGTGGTAGAGGCGGAGATGGACAACTACGAACCTTGCATCTACACCAAGCGCGTCCTGGAAGCGGTGAAAGTGTTACGGGAACAGGTGATGTCTAAGTTTGCGCAGCGTGTCGATGTGGCCGTTGATGCGCTGTCCTCGAACTCTCCAAAGGATGTGGATGAGAACGATTTTATCGATGCATCACGACTGGTATACGATGGTGTGCGTGAAATTCGTCGTGCCGTGCTGATGAACAGG GACGAGGAAGATTTAGATCCTGAAGATATTGAAGACGAACAGTACACACTTGAAACTAGAAGCAAAT CGAGCGCACATACCGGAGATCAAACTATTGATGAGTATCCAGAAATTAGTGGCATCACAACTGCTAGA GAGGCAATGCGTAAGATGAACGAAGAGGACAAGCAGAAGATTATGCAGCAGGTCGAACTGTTCCGCCGTGAGAAGTTGACATTCGATTCGGAGGTAGCCAAGTGGGACGACACTGGCAACGATATCATCTACCTTGCCAAGCACATGTGCATGATCATGATGGAAATGACGGACTTTACGCG TGGACGTGGCCCATTAAAAACGACGATGGATGTTATTAATGCGGCGAAGAAGATTTCCGAAGCGGGCACCAAGCTGGACAAGCTGACGCGCGAAATTGCCGACCAGTGCCCGGAAAGCTCGACCAAGAAGGATTTGCTCGCCTACCTGCAGCGTATTGCCCTGTACTGTCACCAGATTCAGATCACCTCCAAAGTGAAAGCTGATGTGCAGAACATTAGCGGTGAACTGATCGTGTCAGGG CTGGACAGTGCGACCTCGCTGATTCAGGCAGCGAAGAACCTGATGAATGCCGTCGTGTACACGGTCAAGTACTCGTACGTTGCTTCCACGAAGTACACACGACAGGGCACTGTTTCG TCTCCTATTGTTGTGTGGAAGATGAAGGCGCCGGAAAAGAAGCCCCTTGTGCGTCCGGAAAAACCGGAGGAAGTGCGTGCCAAGGTGCGACGTGCATCGCAGAAGAAAACTCAAAACCCCGTACATGCACTGTCGGAATTCCAGAGTCCGACGGATGCCGTCTAA